Sequence from the Halomarina litorea genome:
GAGCGCATCTCGGGAGCGAACGACACCACGGTCTGCGCCGTCGTGGGCAACCGGGCGTTCCCTCGCCAGCGATTCGTTCCGGAGGAGAACCCGACTTGAAGCGGGTCGCCGTACGATTCGTCCGAATGACTCACGCAGTCGGAGGCAGGGACCGAACCACGTCTCGAACGGATCGTCGTCGGTCGAACGGTCGATGAACGTCGTCTTCCTCGGTGCCGGCCCGGCGTCGAGTCAACCGACTGTCCGGGAGCGTCTCGACTCGGTTCGAGACGACCCGATACCCGCAGTCGCGGCGGCTGAACCGGCCGCTGGTTCGTCGTCTTCGAGAAGAATTACGGCGGGTTCGTCCGGTCGCGGTGTGCCTCGTCGCTCGGCGGAGCGCGCCGATTCAGGCCATCATGCTGCGGCAGGACTCCGCGCACTCGCGGAGGACCTCGGCGCAGGTCTGGCAGTGGTCGTGGTCGTGTCGTTCGCACTCCTCGGCGCACTCCTCGCAGGCGCCGGCGCAGGCTTCCGCGAGCTGCGTGCTGTAGTTGGAGTCGCGGGCCATCAGTCGCGCGTGGAGCGACGCGATGTCCGCGACGTCGCGACAGAGGCGGATGCA
This genomic interval carries:
- a CDS encoding four-helix bundle copper-binding protein, with amino-acid sequence MALQQLDHLSEDQRECIDNCLEAVQACEWCADECAGEGEDMAKCIRLCRDVADIASLHARLMARDSNYSTQLAEACAGACEECAEECERHDHDHCQTCAEVLRECAESCRSMMA